One part of the Ziziphus jujuba cultivar Dongzao chromosome 2, ASM3175591v1 genome encodes these proteins:
- the LOC107418299 gene encoding oleosin H2 has translation MADQRTQQQNQQYQQQQQEHRSDEGPSASQIVAVLTLLPVGATLVFLAGLTLTGTVLGLAVSTPLFVVFSPVLVPAALVIGLAVTGFLTSGAFGITAVSALTWLANHLRERVRGGDGAGLTAQAKRRMQETAGYLGQKTKEAGQTIQTTAQQQEASGRSQETGRPQEGTKTRTG, from the coding sequence ATGGCGGACCAGCGAACCCAGCAGCAGAACCAGCAATAccagcaacaacaacaagaacacCGTTCCGATGAAGGTCCTTCAGCTTCGCAAATCGTGGCGGTTCTTACACTCCTCCCAGTCGGAGCCACACTCGTCTTCCTCGCCGGACTCACACTCACTGGAACCGTGCTCGGGCTGGCTGTTTCGACACCACTGTTCGTTGTTTTTAGTCCTGTGTTGGTCCCTGCGGCTCTGGTAATTGGATTGGCGGTTACGGGGTTTTTGACTTCCGGAGCTTTCGGAATCACGGCGGTCTCGGCTCTTACATGGTTGGCGAATCATTTGAGGGAAAGAGTCCGTGGGGGTGATGGTGCTGGGCTTACGGCGCAAGCCAAGAGAAGAATGCAGGAAACGGCGGGTTATTTGGGCCAGAAAACCAAGGAAGCCGGCCAGACTATTCAGACTACGGCCCAGCAACAGGAGGCTTCTGGAAGAAGCCAGGAAACTGGAAGACCGCAAGAAGGAACCAAAACACGAACGGGATGA